The following coding sequences lie in one Pristis pectinata isolate sPriPec2 chromosome 20, sPriPec2.1.pri, whole genome shotgun sequence genomic window:
- the LOC127581040 gene encoding peptidase inhibitor 16-like, translated as MAAGSLTVPTLLLLLSLALPQPARALSKAEKKNLVDAHNMFRSEVPDATNMLRMRWDAHLEKIATKYANKCLWKHNPNRGRVGENLYATNGPLDPAKGVEDWYLEIYDYTYDTMTCTSGKMCGHYTQVVWATTDKVGCSVHFCDKLQGLDNKNLSILVCNYAPSGNVVGFKPYKKGVPCSECPSGYKCIDKLCTSRSSPAGMKQCLVAGANEQYLPKNVTDLEAAWK; from the exons ATGGCAGCCGGCTCTCTGACTGTGCCCACCTTGCTCCTGCTCCTTTCACTGGCATTGCCCCAGCCGGCCCGCGCTCTCTCCAAGGCAGAGAAGAAAAACCTGGTTGATGCACACAATATGTTTCGCTCCGAGGTACCTGATGCAACCAACATGCTGAGAATG AGATGGGATGCACACTTGGAGAAAATTGCcacaaaatatgcaaataaatgtttgtgGAAACACAATCCAAACAGAGGGAGAGTAGGAGAAAACTTGTATGCAACAAATGGTCCACTAGATCCAGCAAAAGGAGTTGAGGACTGGTATCTAGAAATCTATGATTACACATATGATACAATGACCTGTACTTCAGGGAAGATGTGTGGGCACTATACCCAG GTGGTATGGGCAACTACTGACAAAGTAGGTTGCAGTGTTCACTTTTGTGATAAGCTACAAGGTCTGGATAATAAAAACCTCTCTATTCTGGTATGCAACTATGCACCTTC AGGAAATGTGGTTGGTTTCAAACCATATAAGAAAGGAGTTCCCTGCAGTGAATGTCCATCTGGATATAAGTGCATCGATAAACTTTGCA CTTCCAGATCAAGTCCAGCAGGTATGAAACAATGCTTAGTTGCAGGTGCTAATGAGCAATATTTACCTAAAAATGTAACTGATTTGGAAGCAGCCTGGAAATAA